In Fusarium oxysporum f. sp. lycopersici 4287 chromosome 6, whole genome shotgun sequence, a single window of DNA contains:
- a CDS encoding hypothetical protein (At least one base has a quality score < 10), with product MPFCQLSAPNSGYIVPFYTNLHACLKHQRGTSSLAHTYPCLLFICSMPLGLESCPEPVVECIAQLLDLNDIRNLRLSCKSLALKSSQYHFRTFFRSKHFNVTADALRTFSEGIQAGGLRCLIQYLYLVGIVKECESRKPGRQSDWLKEETRRTQVNLLIQAFNGLAKCSKDGSLRLLTLRVAIVRNGEETTLPANPGPLVPLQKSLWLCTMHTFDTVVSALAASSLRIDGLDIFSEPNIRRPSLASDQINAIDWNDSGFAKSLATLRSLSISLSTRVFAFRRVLQENKQDVGRSSKNDAAEVQAEAEDENDFVGLSRLLRLCNQLENLEIDYLRIPMGYSALVGHFYYETILQRIVELDRLPILKRCKFSGISAKETDLLGFIQRTRVRELSLEKVILCTGTFRSTFDYCTSRAASMTKLHFDTLYETSYEGPHREKMIFFAGGGKSRIGFPSASATERLDREGESVGISITYYTSPRTPIDNPWIPEWRRFRRTEDGRMVV from the coding sequence ATGCCATTTTGCCAGCTTAGTGCACCTAATTCTGGATATATTGTCCCGTTTTATACAAATCTACATGCCTGTCTTAAACACCAAAGAGGGACAAGCAGCCTCGCTCACACATATCCTTGTTTACTCTTCATATGCAGCATGCCTTTAGGTCTAGAAAGCTGTCCAGAACCCGTTGTCGAATGCATTGCTCAGCTGCTAGACCTGAACGATATTCGCAATCTTCGCCTTAGCTGCAAATCACTTGCCTTGAAATCCTCACAGTATCATTTCAGGACCTTCTTTCGTTCGAAACATTTCAATGTCACGGCTGATGCTCTACGGACATTCTCTGAGGGTATTCAAGCTGGGGGTCTTCGATGTCTAATACAGTACCTATATCTTGTTGGTATTGTCAAGGAATGCGAAAGCCGGAAACCAGGGAGGCAAAGTGATTGGCTAAAAGAAGAAACGCGGAGGACGCAAGTCAATCTACTTATCCAAGCATTCAACGGGCTTGCAAAATGCAGCAAGGACGGAAGTCTTCGGTTGCTTACGCTACGAGTAGCCATTGTCCGTAACGGCGAAGAAACGACCTTACCTGCCAATCCAGGGCCTTTAGTCCCCTTGCAGAAGAGTCTGTGGCTATGCACAATGCACACGTTTGATACGGTTGTATCTGCATTAGCCGCGAGCAGCTTGCGCATTGACGGCCTCGATATCTTTAGCGAACCGAATATACGGCGTCCTAGCCTGGCCAGCGATCAAATCAATGCAATTGACTGGAATGACTCTGGTTTTGCCAAATCTTTGGCAACCCTAAGGTCATTATCAATAAGCCTCTCCACTCGGGTTTTCGCGTTTCGTAGAGTTCTACAAGAGAACAAACAGGACGTGGGGCGATCCTCCAAGAACGATGCGGCTGAGGTAcaagcagaagctgaagatgaaaaCGACTTTGTCGGCCTTTCAAGACTCCTTCGGCTATGCAACCAACTTGAAAACTTGGAAATAGATTATCTTCGGATCCCAATGGGTTATTCGGCCTTAGTCGGTCATTTCTACTACGAAACCATTCTACAGCGCATAGTCGAACTTGATAGGCTGCCCATCCTAAAACGTTGCAAGTTTTCTGGGATTTCTGCCAAAGAGACGGATCTTCTTGGGTTTATTCAGCGGACACGAGTCCGTGAGCTATCACTGGAGAAAGTGATACTATGTACAGGAACATTTCGGTCAACCTTCGATTACTGTACCAGCAGGGCGGCAAGTATGACGAAGCTACACTTTGATACTTTATATGAGACTTCATATGAGGGGCCTCATCGCGAGAAAATGATTTTCTTTGCCGGTGGTGGCAAGTCTCGAATTGGTTTTCCTTCCGCATCTGCTACTGAAAGGCTGGAccgagaaggagagagtgTTGGGATTTCTATCACTTATTATACCTCACCCCGAACGCCGATCGACAATCCTTGGATCCCAGAATGGAGGAGGTTCAGGCGCACTGAAGATGGGCGCATGGTTGTATAG